A single region of the Dryobates pubescens isolate bDryPub1 chromosome 40, bDryPub1.pri, whole genome shotgun sequence genome encodes:
- the LOC128899110 gene encoding proline-rich protein 2-like: MNIIYAPGPLPHPRGRSDTQRRQGAPREPARRTPGARGETRDRGPPEHRDPQSPETRDRGPPEPRDPQSPERDSGPGTPGAQRPPEPRDSGPGTPGAQRPPEPRDSGPGTPGTQRPPEPRDSGPGTPGTQRPPEPRERLGTGDPRSPETPRAQRETRDRRPPEHRDPQRLGTGDPRSPETPRAQRETRDRGPPEPRDPQSPERDSGPGTPGAQRSPEPRNSGPGTPGAQRLPEPRDSGPGTPGAQRPPEPRDSGPGTPGAQRLGTGDPRSTETPRAQRLGTGDPRSPETPRAQRETRDRRPPEHRDPQRLGTGDPRSPETPRAQRETRDRGPPEPRDPQSPETRDWGPPEPRDPQSPETRDRGPPEHRDPQSPETRDRGPPEHRDPQSPETRDRGPPEHRDPQSPERDSGPGTPGAQRPPEPSERLGTGDPRSIETPRAQRLGTGDPRSPETPRAQRETPDRGPPEHRDPQSPETRDRGPPEPR; the protein is encoded by the coding sequence ATGAACATAATTTATGCGCCAGGGCCTCTGCCGCATCCGCGGGGCCGCAGCGACACCCAGCGCCGCCAGGGGGCGCCCCGGGAGCCGGCCCGAAGGACACCGGGAGCCCGCGGAGAGACTCGGGACCGGGGACCCCCGGAGCACAGAGACCCCCAGAGCCCAGAGACTCGGGACCGGGGACCCCCGGAGCCCAGAGAcccccagagcccagagagAGACTCGGGACCGGGGACCCCCGGAGCACAGAGACCCCCAGAGCCCAGAGACTCGGGACCGGGGACCCCCGGAGCACAGAGACCCCCAGAGCCCAGAGACTCGGGACCGGGGACCCCCGGAACCCAGAGACCCCCAGAGCCCAGAGACTCGGGACCGGGGACCCCCGGAACCCAGAGAcccccagagcccagagagAGACTCGGGACCGGGGACCCCCGGAGCCCAGAGAcccccagagcccagagagAGACTCGGGACCGGCgacccccagagcacagagacCCCCAGAGACTCGGGACCGGGGACCCCCGGAGCCCAGAGAcccccagagcccagagagAGACTCGGGACCGGGGACCCCCGGAGCCCAGAGAcccccagagcccagagagAGACTCGGGACCGGGGACCCCCGGAGCCCAGAGATCCCCAGAGCCCAGAAACTCGGGACCGGGGACCCCCGGAGCCCAGAGACTCCCAGAGCCCAGAGACTCGGGACCGGGGACCCCCGGAGCCCAGAGACCCCCAGAGCCCAGAGACTCGGGACCGGGGACCCCCGGAGCCCAGAGACTCGGGACCGGGGACCCCCGGAGCACAGAGACCCCCAGAGCCCAGAGACTCGGGACCGGGGACCCCCGGAGCCCAGAGAcccccagagcccagagagAGACTCGGGACCGGCGACCCCCGGAGCACAGAGACCCCCAGAGACTCGGGACCGGGGACCCCCGGAGCCCAGAGAcccccagagcccagagagAGACTCGGGACCGGGGACCCCCGGAGCCCAGAGACCCCCAGAGCCCAGAGACTCGGGACTGGGGACCCCCGGAGCCCAGAGACCCCCAGAGTCCAGAGACTCGGGACCGGGGACCCCCGGAGCACAGAGACCCCCAGAGCCCAGAGACTCGGGACCGGGGACCCCCGGAGCACAGAGACCCCCAGAGCCCAGAGACTCGGGACCGGGGACCCCCGGAGCACAGAGAcccccagagcccagagagAGACTCGGGACCGGGGACCCCCGGAGCTCAGAGACCCCCAGAGCCCAGTGAGAGACTCGGGACCGGGGACCCCCGGAGCATAGAGACCCCCAGAGCCCAGAGACTCGGGACCGGGGACCCCCGGAGCCCAGAGAcccccagagcccagagagAGACTCCGGACCGGGGACCCCCGGAGCACAGAGACCCCCAGAGCCCAGAGACTCGGGACCGGGGACCCCCGGAGCCCAGATGA